The following are from one region of the Acanthopagrus latus isolate v.2019 chromosome 2, fAcaLat1.1, whole genome shotgun sequence genome:
- the thap12b gene encoding THAP domain containing 12b: MPNFCAAPNCTRKSTQSDLAFFRFPRDPERCRIWVENCRRADLEAKTADQLNKHYRLCAKHFDPAMVCKTSPYRTVLKDTAIPTIFDLTSHLKNPHTRHRKRIKELTEEDLKKIKERRLASSIEQLNCKKDAAAEDSTSTNDDEPQLSTEERAFREYLRSLFEVLVMLGKQSIPFMAEKTSEVERMSNNFQALLDYRMNAGDEALKKRFEATAVNTEYCSATQQSQLLDICENTVREEILMEVRESRFFSLVTGDLVEFAGEKHLPLFLRFVNQQNTLREEFVDFLLFDGDETALVERLEAQLTDRWGLSMEDCRGQAHKATGTTTTKMKAVAVLLMEKYPLALHMSCSHMALNIHLANNLPFPNVQVVMETLRRIGAFFRTPLTQDELETAIFAHFQKNEEKGSVLKQACGPGWTEQHNVFDVLLDMLPPLLLCMDNIRENADGKFAEATTADAYSIAETLADFEVIVTVVILKNVLVFTRAFGRNLQGETLDVFFAANSLTAVLHSLNEVNDNIDVYHEFWYEEAVNVANVMEIPVTIPRLFLRKQRAADVGEIQAEAYFKEYVTVPVIHGVMQEVEDMFSESNLKALKCLSLVPAVMGQMKFNTTEENYADVYRNDLPSPDTLAAELHCWRIKWKHRGKEVRLPTTIHETLQLPDVKFFPNVNSFLKVLSTLPVLKLEENKSETASERLQAYLDRTSTKLWNKSLAMLNINTHVKHDLDVMVDKYCRLYPEDDPDPEAEEEVMK, encoded by the exons ATGCCGAATTTTTGCGCGGCCCCAAACTGTACACGGAAGAGCACACAGTCAGATTTGGCTTTTTTTCGGTTTCCACGGGACCCAGAGAG ATGCAGAATCTGGGTAGAGAACTGCCGCAGGGCAGATCTAGAGGCCAAAACAGCAGACCAGTTGAACAAGCACTACAGATTATGTGCCAAACACTTTGACCCAGCTATGGTGTGCAAAACA AGTCCCTATAGGACTGTATTGAAGGATACAGCTATTCCAACTATATTTGACCTGACGAGCCATCTGAAAAATCCTCATACGAGACATCGCAAGAGGATTAAAGAACTG acTGAAGAAGACTTAAAGAAGATTAAAGAAAGGAGAT TGGCTTCCTCTATTGAGCAGCTTAACTGCAAAAAAGACGCAGCGGCTGAGGACAGCACAAGCACCAATGACGATGAACCTCAGCTGTCCACAGAGGAGAGGGCGTTTCGTGAATACCTAAGGTCGTTGTTTGAGGTTTTGGTCATGTTAGGAAAACAGAGCATCCCATTCATGGCTGAAAAAACGTCTGAGGTTGAACGCATGTCCAACAACTTCCAGGCCCTTCTGGATTACCGCATGAATGCCGGAGATGAAGCCTTGAAGAAGCGGTTTGAGGCGACAGCTGTGAACACAGAATACTGCTCTGCCACCCAGCAGAGCCAGCTCCTGGACATCTGCGAGAACACGGTGAGGGAGGAGATCCTGATGGAGGTGAGGGAGAGTCGCTTCTTCTCCTTAGTGACGGGTGACCTTGTTGAATTTGCCGGTGAGAAACACCTGCCTCTATTTTTACGCTTCGTGAATCAGCAGAACACCCTTCGAGAGGAGTTTGTGGACTTCTTGCTGTTTGATGGTGACGAGACTGCACTGGTGGAGAGGCTGGAGGCCCAGCTGACCGACCGTTGGGGGCTCAGCATGGAGGACTGTCGTGGTCAGGCCCACAAGGCCACCGGCACTACCACCACCAAGATGAAAGCTGTGGCAGTACTCCTGATGGAGAAGTATCCCCTGGCATTGCACATGTCGTGCTCTCACATGGCGCTTAACATCCACCTGGCCAACAATCTGCCTTTTCCCAACGTCCAGGTGGTCATGGAGACTCTGAGGAGGATCGGTGCTTTCTTCAGAACCCCGCTCACTCAGGACGAGCTGGAGACGGCTATCTTTGCTCACTTCCAGAAGAATGAAGAGAAGGGAAGTGTTCTGAAACAAGCCTGCGGTCCGGGATGGACAGAGCAGCACAATGTCTTTGACGTGCTGCTCGATATGTTGCCGCCCCTGCTGCTGTGCATGGACAACATACGGGAGAACGCTGATGGGAAATTTGCTGAGGCGACCACTGCGGACGCGTATTCAATCGCAGAAACTCTCGCTGACTTTGAAGTCATTGTCACAGTCGTCATCTTAAAGAACGTTCTCGTATTCACCAGAGCCTTCGGGAGGAATCTCCAAGGGGAAACGCTCGATGTTTTTTTTGCCGCCAACAGTCTAACCGCTGTCCTGCACTCACTCAACGAAGTCAATGACAACATCGATGTCTACCATGAGTTCTGGTACGAGGAGGCGGTGAATGTGGCCAACGTTATGGAGATTCCCGTGACGATTCCGAGGCTGTTTCTCCGTAAACAGCGCGCAGCAGATGTGGGCGAAATCCAAGCAGAGGCGTACTTTAAGGAGTATGTGACGGTCCCTGTTATCCATGGTGTcatgcaggaggtggaggacatgTTCTCTGAGTCCAACCTCAAAGCTCTCAAGTGCCTGTCACTCGTCCCAGCCGTCATGGGCCAAATGAAGTTCAACACCACCGAGGAAAACTACGCCGACGTCTACCGCAACGACCTCCCCAGCCCTGACACGCTCGCGGCGGAGCTTCACTGCTGGAGGATCAAGTGGAAGCACAGAGGCAAAGAGGTGCGTCTGCCCACCACCATCCACGAAACCCTCCAGCTGCCGGACGTCAAGTTCTTCCCGAACGTGAACTCCTTCCTCAAGGTGCTCTCCACGCTGCCGGTGCTGAAGTTAGAGGAGAACAAAAGTGAAACGGCGAGCGAGCGACTGCAGGCGTATCTTGACCGCACGTCCACCAAGCTGTGGAACAAAAGCCTCGCCATGCTCAACATTAACACTCACGTGAAACACGACTTGGACGTCATGGTGGACAAATACTGCAGACTGTATCCAGAGGACGATCCTGATCctgaagctgaggaggaggtgatgaagtGA